One region of Desulfomicrobium macestii genomic DNA includes:
- the sppA gene encoding signal peptide peptidase SppA: protein MEILARMKTILSILWKVLSTTRVVVANIFFLVVVFILLGVFFTDTEDALRQNSVLLVNPAGTLVEQRSAPEAAEALLKKMGRETAKADETKTQDVIDAIRKAATDPKILALVIDPRDLQGCDTTKILDIGKAILDFKETGKPVLAHSMVYTQGQYLLSSYADTISVNPLGGVLITGFGMYQTYFKGLLDKTRINFHVFRVGDYKTAVEPFVRESMSEEARESGREWLNGLWQAYLDEASRNRGVSPSDIISYVENIDTRLAATGGDAARLAVNAQLVDEIKTSTQFDQLLAGKTGKRIQDLHRVGFQDYLAMSPSSEPSGKEVIGIIRARGAILPGKQPENMTGSESIAELFQKARQDPAILAVVLRLDSPGGSAAASEEIHHEIARTQEAGKPVVVSMGSVAASGAYWIASGANRIVAAPTTLTGSIGIFAAFPTFEDTAMNLGITTDGIGTTALADLGNPLRPLSAQSERAIGQLLRFGYDLFINRVASGRRLPAAEVENSAQGRVFLGREAHDRRLVDQLGDLDDALKTAASLAGLTVVNSKELRREPSPHEKILQAFFSTAQALFTQQSPAVSRLLNMVETQARVLESFADPNHIYARSMECEGSLF from the coding sequence GTGGAAATACTCGCCCGCATGAAAACAATACTGAGCATACTGTGGAAGGTCCTGAGCACCACAAGAGTCGTCGTCGCCAACATTTTCTTTCTGGTGGTGGTCTTCATCCTCCTCGGGGTATTTTTTACCGATACGGAAGATGCGTTGCGCCAGAACTCGGTCCTTCTGGTCAACCCGGCCGGAACCCTGGTCGAACAGCGCAGCGCGCCGGAAGCGGCCGAGGCCCTGCTCAAGAAAATGGGCCGGGAGACGGCCAAGGCAGACGAGACCAAAACCCAGGACGTCATAGACGCCATCCGCAAGGCCGCCACGGATCCCAAAATTCTGGCCCTGGTCATCGACCCCCGGGACCTGCAGGGCTGCGACACGACCAAAATCCTCGACATCGGCAAGGCCATCCTCGATTTCAAGGAGACGGGAAAACCCGTGCTCGCGCACTCCATGGTCTACACCCAGGGCCAGTACCTGCTGTCGTCCTATGCCGACACGATCTCCGTCAATCCGCTGGGCGGAGTGCTGATCACCGGATTCGGCATGTACCAGACCTATTTCAAGGGCCTCCTGGACAAGACCCGCATCAATTTTCACGTCTTCCGCGTTGGCGACTACAAGACCGCCGTGGAACCCTTCGTACGCGAATCCATGTCCGAAGAAGCCCGGGAGTCCGGGCGGGAATGGCTGAACGGTCTCTGGCAGGCCTATCTTGACGAGGCGTCCAGGAACCGTGGCGTCTCCCCTTCCGACATCATCTCCTACGTGGAGAACATCGACACCAGACTTGCCGCGACGGGCGGCGATGCCGCGCGCCTGGCAGTGAATGCGCAACTGGTCGACGAAATCAAGACCTCCACCCAGTTCGACCAGTTGCTGGCCGGCAAGACCGGAAAGAGAATCCAAGACCTGCACCGGGTCGGCTTTCAGGACTACCTTGCCATGTCGCCCTCCTCCGAGCCCTCAGGCAAGGAAGTCATCGGCATCATCAGGGCCCGGGGAGCCATCCTGCCCGGCAAGCAGCCGGAAAACATGACCGGCAGCGAATCCATCGCCGAACTTTTCCAGAAGGCGCGACAGGATCCCGCCATTCTGGCCGTGGTCCTGCGTCTGGACAGCCCCGGCGGGAGCGCCGCCGCCTCCGAGGAAATCCACCACGAGATCGCCCGCACCCAGGAGGCCGGCAAGCCCGTCGTGGTATCCATGGGCAGCGTGGCCGCCTCGGGAGCGTACTGGATCGCATCCGGCGCCAACCGCATCGTGGCCGCTCCGACCACCCTGACCGGCTCCATAGGCATTTTCGCGGCCTTCCCCACTTTCGAAGACACGGCCATGAACCTTGGCATCACCACCGACGGCATCGGAACCACCGCCCTTGCCGATCTGGGCAATCCCCTGCGGCCCCTGTCCGCCCAAAGCGAGAGGGCCATCGGGCAACTGCTGCGTTTCGGCTACGACCTCTTCATAAACCGCGTGGCCAGCGGCCGCAGACTGCCCGCGGCCGAAGTCGAGAATTCGGCCCAGGGACGGGTCTTCCTGGGCCGCGAAGCCCATGACCGCAGGCTGGTCGATCAGCTCGGCGATCTGGACGACGCCCTGAAGACCGCCGCCAGCCTGGCCGGACTGACCGTGGTCAACAGCAAGGAACTGCGCCGGGAGCCCTCTCCCCACGAAAAGATCCTGCAGGCCTTTTTCTCGACGGCCCAGGCCCTTTTCACGCAACAGTCCCCGGCCGTGTCCAGACTGCTGAACATGGTCGAGACCCAGGCCCGGGTTCTGGAAAGCTTTGCCGATCCGAACCACATCTATGCCCGCAGCATGGAGTGCGAGGGCTCTCTCTTCTGA
- the hypF gene encoding carbamoyltransferase HypF — MLMQRWKWIITGGVQGVGFRPFVYKAALHAKVTGQVLNTPEGVLIEVQGTPDRLEAFEDTFSATIPPLARIVTWDREVTSPLPGEDAFQILKSTGGHGHQVLISPDVATCDDCIADMRDPGNRRYRYAFTNCTNCGPRYTITRSIPYDRACTSMSCFPLCADCQEEYENPLDRRFHAQPNACPECGPKLWLTDRTGRTLCENDEAVRRTAALLLEGRLLAMKGLGGFHLVCDARDQEAVQELRTRKNRKDKPLAIMVADLDAALSFCVLSEAERELLTGRQRPIVLARARKDSGLAPGLSPDTAFLGVMLPYTPLHHVLFDELKRSGILPAALVMTSGNLSSDPICLGNREALRRLSGIADNFLLHDRDILIRCDDSVLRVVDEKPQFIRRARGYTPAPIDLAKDGPTVLGVGPLLKNTLCLTKGRQAFVSQHIGDLDHLEAYGFFREIRAHLQDILQVEPQAVVHDLHPDFLSTGFARESGLPCLPLQHHFAHIHAVLAENRHIGTAIGLALDGVGLGDDGTMWGGEALLVDTAKLEHRRLARFSQVMLPGGDVATREPWRLARAHLHALGIQAPGEKPWPWLQEYAAADKVVAQVLERRINSPLSSSCGRLFDAVSAMLGLCERISYEGQAAIRLEAIQDKEEKGVYSCPVIEYDGIVELDTLELFAQVHAEWRDGERPATISRRFHLGLIDGLCRLCLHLAERCSCTTVALSGGVMQNLTLATELPRALAAQGATVLTHRELPPNDACISLGQAAYGQLVLQP, encoded by the coding sequence ATGCTCATGCAACGCTGGAAATGGATCATCACCGGAGGGGTGCAGGGTGTGGGCTTTCGGCCCTTCGTCTACAAGGCGGCACTGCACGCCAAGGTCACGGGGCAGGTCCTGAACACGCCCGAAGGAGTGCTCATCGAGGTTCAGGGCACGCCGGACCGGCTTGAGGCCTTCGAAGACACCTTCTCCGCCACCATCCCCCCCCTGGCCCGCATCGTGACCTGGGACCGGGAAGTGACCTCGCCGCTGCCCGGGGAGGACGCCTTCCAAATCCTCAAAAGTACGGGCGGGCACGGGCATCAGGTGCTCATCAGCCCCGACGTGGCCACCTGCGACGACTGCATCGCGGACATGCGCGACCCGGGCAACCGCAGATACCGCTACGCGTTCACCAACTGCACCAACTGCGGGCCGCGCTACACCATCACCCGCTCCATCCCCTACGATCGCGCCTGCACCTCCATGAGCTGCTTCCCGCTCTGTGCGGACTGCCAGGAGGAATACGAGAACCCGCTGGACCGGCGCTTCCACGCCCAGCCCAACGCCTGCCCCGAATGCGGCCCGAAACTGTGGCTGACGGACAGGACGGGCCGGACCCTGTGCGAAAACGACGAAGCCGTGCGCCGCACCGCCGCCCTGCTGCTTGAGGGCAGACTGTTGGCCATGAAGGGCCTGGGCGGTTTCCACCTCGTCTGCGACGCCCGCGACCAGGAGGCCGTGCAGGAACTCAGAACCCGCAAGAACCGCAAGGACAAACCCCTGGCGATCATGGTCGCGGACCTCGATGCGGCCCTGTCCTTCTGCGTTTTGTCCGAGGCTGAACGGGAACTGCTGACCGGCAGGCAGCGGCCCATCGTCCTGGCCCGGGCCCGCAAGGACTCGGGGCTCGCGCCCGGACTGTCCCCGGACACCGCCTTTCTGGGCGTCATGCTGCCCTACACGCCCCTGCACCATGTGCTCTTCGATGAACTCAAACGCTCAGGGATTCTCCCGGCGGCCCTGGTCATGACCTCCGGAAACCTGAGTTCCGACCCCATCTGCCTTGGCAATCGCGAGGCATTGCGACGCCTTTCCGGCATCGCCGACAATTTTCTGCTGCACGACCGCGACATCCTGATCCGCTGCGACGATTCGGTGCTGCGGGTGGTGGACGAAAAGCCCCAATTCATCCGCAGGGCGCGCGGCTACACCCCGGCACCCATCGATCTGGCCAAGGACGGCCCGACGGTGCTTGGCGTCGGCCCCCTGCTCAAGAACACCCTGTGCCTGACCAAGGGTCGGCAGGCTTTTGTTTCCCAGCACATCGGCGATCTGGACCACCTCGAAGCCTACGGCTTCTTCCGGGAAATCCGCGCCCACCTGCAGGACATCCTGCAAGTCGAACCACAGGCCGTGGTCCACGACCTGCACCCGGATTTTCTAAGCACCGGCTTCGCCCGTGAGTCCGGACTGCCCTGCCTGCCCCTGCAGCATCATTTTGCGCACATCCACGCGGTCCTGGCCGAAAACCGGCACATCGGGACGGCCATCGGACTGGCCCTGGACGGAGTCGGGCTTGGCGACGACGGCACCATGTGGGGCGGCGAGGCCCTGCTGGTCGATACGGCGAAACTCGAACACAGGCGTCTGGCGCGCTTTTCCCAGGTCATGCTGCCCGGCGGGGATGTGGCCACGCGCGAACCCTGGCGGCTGGCGCGGGCCCACCTGCATGCCCTCGGCATCCAGGCTCCGGGCGAAAAGCCCTGGCCCTGGCTGCAGGAATACGCCGCCGCCGACAAGGTCGTCGCCCAGGTGCTGGAGCGCCGCATCAATTCGCCGCTCTCCTCCAGCTGCGGAAGACTTTTCGATGCAGTGTCGGCCATGCTCGGCCTTTGCGAACGTATCTCCTACGAGGGGCAGGCGGCAATCAGGCTCGAAGCGATACAGGACAAAGAGGAAAAAGGTGTTTATTCGTGTCCCGTAATCGAATATGACGGGATCGTGGAACTTGATACCCTTGAACTTTTTGCGCAGGTTCATGCCGAGTGGCGCGACGGTGAACGCCCGGCAACAATAAGCAGGCGCTTTCATCTTGGTCTCATTGACGGACTGTGCAGGCTTTGCCTCCATCTGGCCGAGAGGTGCTCCTGCACCACCGTGGCCCTGAGCGGCGGGGTCATGCAGAATCTGACCCTGGCCACCGAGCTTCCCAGGGCCCTGGCCGCGCAGGGGGCAACCGTCCTGACCCACCGCGAACTGCCGCCCAACGATGCCTGCATCTCACTTGGCCAGGCAGCCTACGGACAACTGGTCCTGCAACCCTAA